From Gottschalkiaceae bacterium SANA:
ACTTAATTTTCATTTATTCCCCCGCTTTGATCGCCTTGTTGAAAACAAATCCACCGATTAAAAATAGTAAGGCAATACTTAAAACACCGTAGTGTGAATCGCCGGTAATCTGCGTGGTAATTCCAAAGAGAAAGGGGCCAATAATTGCAGCAAACTTACCGAAAATATTATACAATCCAAAAAACTCATTGGATTGTTTTTTGGGAATAATCTTCCCAAAGTAGGATCGAGACAAAGCTTGAATCCCCCCTTGACTGGAAGCCACCAGCATGCCCAAAATCCAGAATTCCGTAATAGAATCCAATTGGAATGCATAAAGGCAGATGAAGAAATAAATTACTATGGCCACTTGAATCATCCGTTTACCAGAATACTTGACTGCCAGTTTCCCATAGAGAAGAGCAAATGGAAAGGCAACGAACTGAGTCGCCAAGAGAATTAACAATAAGTCAGTTGAACCGATTCCAACGTCGGATCCAAAAACAGCCGCCATACGAATAATCGTATCGACCCCGTCTATGTAAAAGAAATACGCCAATAAAAACAAAAATACTTTTTTATTGCCTCTAATATTCTTCAGGGTATGGGCCAGCCGAATCAAACTCTTTTTAACCGGTTGCTTTTCCTGCTCGATATAGTGTTTCTGCTGTACATTTTTAAACATGGGAATACTGAATAATCCCCACCAAAGAGCCGTAATTAAAAAACCCATCCGATAGGTTGTCGGTTCCGCTAATCCCCATCCTTGACCCAGGGCAACAATGGCGATACTAATTATGAATGGAATGGTGGATCCGATATAACCAAAAGCAAAGCCATAAGTCGAGACCTTGTCCATCTTTTCATGAGATGTGGTATCCACAAGAAAGGAATCATAAAAAATATTGGCTCCGGCAAATCCGATAACCGTTAAGATATAAAAGCCCAATAAGATGCCCCAGCTCCCCATAGGAACTGTTGCAAGCATAGCCGTGAAACCAACACCCAACATAGCAAAGAAAGTCCAGAATCGCTTCTTAAAGCCCTTGTAATCGGCAATACTCCCTAGGATCGGTGCTGACACCGAAAGTAACAGGGTCGCAATGGAGTTGGTATAGCCCCAAATTGCAGTGGAATTGCTGGCTGTCATCCCAGCCGCATCCGTCATTGACTTAAAAAATAAAGGTAAGAGTGCAGTTGTAATTGCAATGGAATAAGCAGAATTGGCCCAATCATAGAGAATCCAACTCCGTTCTGTTCTTGTAATCTTCAAATCTGACATGTTTCCCTCCCTTTTCCTGTTTTCTCCATTATAGCAGAAAAATTCGCTTGAAAGAGCAACTAGGAATTTTTTGTAAAATCTATAGAAGTCTCGTATAATGAATTAAGAAGGGAAAGGAGCATACAGCATGCCTGATGTTATTACCCACGCACTGGGAGCCATGGAAGCGATCGACCGAATCGATCATTCAATGACTGAATTAATTAAAAAAAATACGAATGCATATCGGTTGGGTGCACAAGGACCCGACTTTTTTTTCTACTATCGCGTACTACCCGGTCAAGATTCTGGAAACGCCCCTCACCACGGGAGCCTTCTCCATCGAGACCATCCTTATGCCTTTTTGCTTGCCTTATTGGATTATACAAAAATCAAGCGAAAGTCAAAAGACTTCCCCATCCTATTAAGTTATAGTTTGGGATTTCTTACGCACTATGCCTTTGATCAAACCATGCATCCCTTTATCTATGCACATTCCGGGGTTGCAAAAGACGATCAGCCAGATACGCAAATCTATCATTTTTACCACAAAATGTACGAGATCGCTTGCGACACCTACCTTTTACAGGAAAAGAAAAAGATGATCGCTGGTCGCTTTCGTTCCAGCCAATGGATTGATTTGCGGGACGATTTTCCCCACGCCATTCCAAAAATGCTCGATGCCTGCATTAATTCTGTCCATGGCATCAAATGGGAAACTGAAGACTATCAAGAAGCCTTGGAATCCATGCCAAAAATTCTGGATGCTCTTTACGACCCCTATCGAATCAAACGATATGGTCTAGTTGCATTGGAATTGCTCCTGAGAAAAAAACGCGCCTTTACCCAGGCTCTATATTTGCACAGGGTACCGGAGGATCCCAGTTTTTTCAATTTCGATCACCAGCCATGGTTTCACCCAACTGATCACACCCTGATTTATACCGATTCCTTTATGGACCGTTATGATCAATGCGTAGATAAGGCTGAATCCTTTTTAAACGTTGCCTTGGGATACATCGAGGGCAGCAAAACAAAAGTCGACTTGTACGCTGTCATCGGCGACGTGGCCTATGACACCGGAATCCCTTGGAAAGAAAACCAGTCCATGGACTTTACCCGATGCGTATTTGAAACTTTATAGCAGGAAAATAGCCATCCAACAACAATTGGATGGCTAATATTTTGCCATGGTGGATACATTGGCATCCATCAAATAAATGATATCTTTTCTTTCTACGATCACCTTGGTTCTCTTCAGTAAATTGGAATCCCTTCGAATGGATTCAAGTAATTTGCCGTTAGGATTAACTGCATAGGGATGACCAACCATGGTTAACATGGATAAATCTCCATTGGTATCGCCATATGCGTAACTGCGTTCCAAATCGATCTCATATTTTTCCACAAGAGACTTCAAGGTTTTTGCCTTGTTAACCGCATCCCACATGCGTGTGATTTCACCGGTAAAGCAGCCTTTTTCATCCAGAAGATAGGTACTGCCCCGCCATTCCGTCACCTGATAATGTGCTGCCATTCGTTCCACCAAAAAATCCGGGCTCCCCGAAACAAAGAAAATCGCATCACCCTTTTCGTGGTGTTCCTTAATTCGGTCCCTTGTGAATTTATAGACCCGTTCCGCATTTAAGGCAATGGCCTGGTCTGCAACAAAATCCAATCGATCCAGATTCAATCCCTTGATTGCCATCCGGTATTCCTCCGCCAGCAATTCCAAATACTCCTCGTAATCGCCATATCTCGTTGTCCATTCCTGATACAATCCCTTAATACGCTCATGCCAATGAATGGGATCAATCACCTCATATTTGATTAATTTCTTAAAATGCTCCGTCATCAGGGAATTTCGATAGATGGTTCCATCGATGTCAAAAAAGGCACCAACTCGACTCATAAAACCCCTCCTTTTCTTTTTCATATTTTACCCGAAGTTTTTCTTCTTACCCAAAATCCGAGTGCAAAAAAACCGGACAAAATTGCCCGGTTTCCTCTGCTATAGGCCCATGCCCCTAGCAGTGATCGCTTGTTTTTCAAATACCTTTGCCACATTCTTTTTGCTCTGAGTATCCATAAGAAAACCGACCTTTGTATACTTGCCTTTAATTTTCAATCGAAGCACACCACTCGGGCGCTTCTTGTCTTTTTTCCATTCATAATACTCAATTTTTTCCCACTCCACCATGCGGTCCGCCAGATAAATACCTTCTCGATTCATGCGAATCACCGTGGTTTGTCGCATCATCATAAAGATACTAGAATAGGTAAAATAAGCAAAAATCAAAGACAATACAGCATATTGATAGATCCCGATTGTGCGAAGGACCATGTAAACGATCAATAGAATGATCGTGAAGATCATATAGGCCCTGCTGCGACTCGTTCGGTCTCCTAAGGGGTTCTTCACTGCCGTTGTTCTAAGCGTGTGCCATTGCGGCTCCATTTTCTTTTGAAAGCGTGTAATCCGATATACAAATACCGCTGTTACCATCAAAAGCAACCACGACATCATCTCTAGGATAAAATAATCATAATTCGTCATTTAAGCCTTCCCTTTCTTCGCTACGCCAGTTTCAATGGCCGCTTTCGCCACTGCTTGACTAACTGCGGTTGCCAGTCTTTCATCAAAAGCTTCCGGTAAAATCCATTCTGCATTCAATTCATCTTCTTCAACCAATCCGGCAATCGCCATGGCTGCAGCCAGTTTCATCGGCTCATTAATCTCAGATGCTTGTACATCCAATGCACCGCGGAAGATCCCCGGAAAAGCCAACACATTATTGATCTGATTCGGAAAATCACTGCGACCGGTGCCAACTACGCGAGCACCGCCAGCCTTCGCCTCATCCGGATGGATCTCTGGTGTTGGATTCGCCATGGCAAACACAATTGCATCGGTGTTCATAGACCGTACCATTTCAGCAGAAATAATATTTCCCTTTGATACGCCAACCAACACATCCGCATTTTTCATTGCGTCGACAAGCTTTCCTGTAACTCCTTCTGGATTGGAAAGATTGGCTAATTCTTCTTTCAACCAATGATTACGCTCATGTCCCGGCACCAAAATACCGCGACTGTCGCAAATTTTGAGCTTTGTCACACCGGCTGTTACCAGCATTTTTGCAATAGCAGATCCTGCGGCCCCATCGCCATTAATAACAACGGAAACCTCGTTGATTTTTTTCTCAACCACTCGAAGCGCGTTCATCAATGCCGCCGTAACAATAACCGCTGTACCGTGCTGATCATCATGAAACACAGGAATCGATAATCGTTCCTTTAGTTTCGCTTCAATTTCAACACAACGCGGCGCCGAAATATCTTCCAAGTTAACCCCACCCAAAGTTGGTTCCAACAAGGTCACCAATTGAACAATCTCATCGACGTCTTGGGTAGCCACGCAAAGTGGAATTGCATCTACATTCGCAAACTCCTTGAACAACAATGCTTTTCCTTCCATGACGGGAAGGGCTGCCTCTGGACCAATGTTTCCCAGCCCCAAAACGGCAGAACCATCACTTACAACCGCCACAAGGTTTCCCTTAGCGGTATATTCATATACCAATTCAGGATTCTTATAGATCTCTTCACAAGGTGCTGCAACCCCAGGCGTATACGCCAAACTCAAGGCCTTTCGATCTTTGACAGCAATTTTGGATACCACTTCAATTTTTCCTCGCAACTGCTTATGCAACGCTAATGCTTCTTCTCGATTTCCCATTTTATCCCCGCCTTTCGTCATAACACTACTATTATAGTGTCTTTTCCAGCTTCTCACAAGGGATTGTACTAGACAAATATGAAAACTGACCATATAATAAGGGTGGAAAAAACCGAAAGGATGAATCGATGAAATTATATGAAGAGTGGAGCAAACAACTAGAAAAATTAGACACCCAAGCTGATTACGACAAATTCTGGGGAGACTACCTACCTCAAGAAACCTCTGTCTATCAAAAGCTGATTGGGGAAAAGCAACAAGTCATGGAGGGAACCGTTGAAGCACTAGCTGCTTCTTTTGACCTTGAAACCCTGACATTTGTCGGATTCTTAGACGGCATCAGTGAAAGTCTGGAAGAAGAAATTGATTTGGATTCCTTGGAAGCCACAACAGAAATCAAAGCGACAATCAACTGGGAAAAATTATTATGGAACATGCATAATGCAAAAGCGGATTGGTTATACGGTTTGGAAGAATGGGACGGAATTCTCGACCTTGAAAAACGTACGCAAATCCGAAAAGATTTCAACAAATC
This genomic window contains:
- a CDS encoding MFS transporter; this encodes MSDLKITRTERSWILYDWANSAYSIAITTALLPLFFKSMTDAAGMTASNSTAIWGYTNSIATLLLSVSAPILGSIADYKGFKKRFWTFFAMLGVGFTAMLATVPMGSWGILLGFYILTVIGFAGANIFYDSFLVDTTSHEKMDKVSTYGFAFGYIGSTIPFIISIAIVALGQGWGLAEPTTYRMGFLITALWWGLFSIPMFKNVQQKHYIEQEKQPVKKSLIRLAHTLKNIRGNKKVFLFLLAYFFYIDGVDTIIRMAAVFGSDVGIGSTDLLLILLATQFVAFPFALLYGKLAVKYSGKRMIQVAIVIYFFICLYAFQLDSITEFWILGMLVASSQGGIQALSRSYFGKIIPKKQSNEFFGLYNIFGKFAAIIGPFLFGITTQITGDSHYGVLSIALLFLIGGFVFNKAIKAGE
- a CDS encoding HAD-IB family hydrolase, which codes for MSRVGAFFDIDGTIYRNSLMTEHFKKLIKYEVIDPIHWHERIKGLYQEWTTRYGDYEEYLELLAEEYRMAIKGLNLDRLDFVADQAIALNAERVYKFTRDRIKEHHEKGDAIFFVSGSPDFLVERMAAHYQVTEWRGSTYLLDEKGCFTGEITRMWDAVNKAKTLKSLVEKYEIDLERSYAYGDTNGDLSMLTMVGHPYAVNPNGKLLESIRRDSNLLKRTKVIVERKDIIYLMDANVSTMAKY
- a CDS encoding malate dehydrogenase, whose product is MGNREEALALHKQLRGKIEVVSKIAVKDRKALSLAYTPGVAAPCEEIYKNPELVYEYTAKGNLVAVVSDGSAVLGLGNIGPEAALPVMEGKALLFKEFANVDAIPLCVATQDVDEIVQLVTLLEPTLGGVNLEDISAPRCVEIEAKLKERLSIPVFHDDQHGTAVIVTAALMNALRVVEKKINEVSVVINGDGAAGSAIAKMLVTAGVTKLKICDSRGILVPGHERNHWLKEELANLSNPEGVTGKLVDAMKNADVLVGVSKGNIISAEMVRSMNTDAIVFAMANPTPEIHPDEAKAGGARVVGTGRSDFPNQINNVLAFPGIFRGALDVQASEINEPMKLAAAMAIAGLVEEDELNAEWILPEAFDERLATAVSQAVAKAAIETGVAKKGKA
- a CDS encoding SEC-C metal-binding domain-containing protein, which encodes MKLYEEWSKQLEKLDTQADYDKFWGDYLPQETSVYQKLIGEKQQVMEGTVEALAASFDLETLTFVGFLDGISESLEEEIDLDSLEATTEIKATINWEKLLWNMHNAKADWLYGLEEWDGILDLEKRTQIRKDFNKSKQVIKPKKIGRNEPCPCGSGKKYKKCCGKN